The Sulfurospirillum oryzae genome includes a region encoding these proteins:
- the fliI gene encoding flagellar protein export ATPase FliI — protein sequence MPLERLKKQLHGKSLSPMFGTITKISSTTIEACGLRPSIGDIVKIVSLDSHKNELGMITEVDRNSFFISPFGFIEGFKIGDKVFISEQGMMIPVGEELLGRVVDPFIRPKDGKGTVGAMSMAPIMKAPLDPMKRGLINEPFRVGVKTIDGLLTCGKGQKMGIFAGSGVGKSTLMGMIVRGSEAPIKVVALIGERGREVPEFIEKNLGGNLDNTVIVVATSDDSPLMRKYGAFSAMSIAEYFKNTGRDVLFMMDSVTRFAMAQREIGLALGEPPTSKGYPPSVLALLPQLMERAGKEEGKGSITAFFTVLVEGDDLSDPIADQSRSILDGHIVLSRELTDYGIYPPISIQNSASRVMGDVIDGEHKKAAMRFKRLNSILKENEVLIRIGAYEKGNDKELDMAISKKEKMNGFLQQDPEEVFEFEATVAELKQIIA from the coding sequence ATGCCACTCGAGCGCCTTAAAAAACAACTTCATGGAAAAAGCCTCTCTCCTATGTTTGGCACCATCACCAAAATTAGCTCCACGACCATTGAGGCGTGTGGGTTAAGACCTAGCATTGGGGACATCGTCAAAATCGTCTCTTTAGATAGCCATAAAAATGAACTTGGCATGATCACTGAAGTAGATCGAAACTCCTTTTTTATCTCACCTTTTGGCTTTATTGAAGGGTTTAAAATAGGCGACAAAGTCTTTATCAGCGAGCAAGGCATGATGATCCCTGTAGGGGAAGAGTTGCTTGGACGTGTGGTTGATCCGTTTATTCGCCCCAAAGATGGCAAAGGAACGGTAGGTGCAATGTCTATGGCGCCGATTATGAAGGCGCCACTTGATCCGATGAAAAGAGGACTCATCAATGAGCCATTTCGTGTTGGCGTGAAGACGATTGATGGACTTTTGACCTGTGGCAAAGGTCAGAAAATGGGCATCTTCGCGGGAAGTGGTGTGGGTAAATCCACACTGATGGGTATGATTGTAAGAGGCTCAGAAGCGCCGATTAAAGTGGTTGCTCTCATAGGCGAGCGTGGGCGTGAGGTTCCTGAGTTTATTGAAAAGAACTTAGGTGGCAACCTTGACAATACCGTGATCGTGGTCGCGACCAGCGATGATTCGCCTTTGATGCGAAAGTATGGTGCTTTTAGTGCCATGAGCATCGCAGAGTATTTTAAAAATACAGGCAGAGATGTTTTGTTTATGATGGATTCGGTTACGCGTTTTGCGATGGCACAGCGAGAAATTGGTCTTGCCCTTGGAGAGCCGCCGACGTCTAAAGGCTATCCTCCATCGGTTTTGGCACTTTTACCACAATTGATGGAGCGAGCGGGAAAAGAAGAGGGCAAAGGCTCTATTACAGCGTTCTTTACAGTACTTGTTGAGGGTGATGATCTTAGCGATCCGATTGCGGATCAATCCAGAAGTATTTTGGATGGTCACATCGTGCTCAGTCGTGAGCTCACGGATTATGGTATTTATCCGCCGATTAGCATTCAAAACAGTGCATCAAGGGTTATGGGCGATGTCATTGACGGTGAGCATAAAAAAGCGGCGATGCGCTTTAAACGGCTCAACTCTATTCTGAAAGAGAACGAAGTTCTAATTCGTATCGGTGCGTATGAAAAAGGGAACGATAAAGAACTGGATATGGCAATTAGTAAAAAAGAGAAGATGAATGGCTTCTTACAGCAAGACCCTGAAGAAGTTTTTGAATTTGAAGCAACGGTTGCAGAGTTAAAACAGATCATTGCCTAA
- the folE gene encoding GTP cyclohydrolase I FolE, giving the protein MHRQEEFEQAVKTMLEIIGENTQREGLLKTPTRVFKAYEYMTQGYHQSPNDVLGEALFASDNNQMVLIKDIEFYSMCEHHLLPIIGRAHVAYIPNGKVVGLSKIPRMVDIFAKRLQIQEQLTEQIAKAIDDVIAPKGVGVVIQARHMCMEMRGVEKTHSNTTTSALRGLFLKADTRKEFFDIINAPQANRY; this is encoded by the coding sequence ATGCACAGACAAGAAGAGTTTGAACAAGCTGTCAAAACAATGCTTGAAATTATTGGTGAAAACACCCAGCGTGAGGGACTTTTAAAGACCCCAACACGTGTTTTTAAAGCGTATGAATATATGACACAAGGGTATCATCAAAGCCCTAATGATGTATTGGGCGAAGCACTTTTTGCGAGCGACAATAATCAAATGGTATTGATTAAAGATATAGAGTTTTATTCGATGTGCGAACATCACCTTTTACCGATTATTGGACGAGCTCATGTTGCGTACATTCCTAATGGCAAAGTTGTAGGACTTTCCAAAATTCCTCGCATGGTTGATATTTTTGCGAAACGTCTTCAAATTCAAGAACAACTTACCGAACAAATCGCTAAAGCAATTGATGATGTCATCGCTCCTAAAGGCGTGGGTGTTGTCATTCAAGCGCGTCACATGTGTATGGAGATGCGAGGTGTTGAAAAAACACACTCTAACACTACAACATCAGCACTTCGTGGACTCTTTCTCAAAGCAGACACGAGGAAAGAATTTTTTGATATTATCAACGCACCGCAGGCTAATCGCTACTAA